A single window of Flavobacterium sp. 140616W15 DNA harbors:
- a CDS encoding cytochrome c oxidase subunit II gives MTSLLVIIVLVLLAVALWQLTKIFDLTQVGANSDDSQVASDNDNNVQGYLMFGFLAFIYIFTIYGLIKWGPLVLHTPASEHGSLVDSLMNITWVLIFVVQFITQGLLYYFSFKYKGDKDKKALYFADNNRLEALWSVIPAVVLAGLILYGLYAWNNIMFVDEDEDTIVIELYAQQFKWTARYAGPDNVLGKANVRLIEGVNTLGVDMSDPYSQDDIVVSELHIPKGKKVHFKMRSQDVLHSAYMPHFRAQMNCVPGMVTEFAFTPVYTTSEYRELPYMVEKVAHINSIRSKKSVDLVAKGETALDPYTFDYLLLCNKICGTSHYNMQMKIVVDTPEDYKKWLSDKATLAQDIKAAVAPAPTEGAAGSTDTTKVDTTAKVEAPKVAMK, from the coding sequence ATGACAAGTTTGTTGGTAATTATAGTTTTAGTTTTATTAGCTGTAGCATTATGGCAATTGACCAAGATATTTGATCTTACTCAGGTAGGTGCAAATTCGGACGATTCTCAGGTTGCATCTGATAACGATAATAATGTTCAAGGATATTTGATGTTCGGGTTTTTAGCATTCATATATATATTTACTATATATGGATTGATAAAATGGGGGCCATTAGTATTACATACACCAGCTTCTGAGCACGGTAGCTTGGTTGATAGTCTTATGAACATTACTTGGGTTTTAATTTTCGTAGTTCAATTTATTACTCAAGGTTTACTTTATTATTTTTCTTTTAAATATAAAGGAGATAAAGATAAAAAAGCATTATATTTTGCAGATAATAATAGATTAGAGGCACTTTGGAGTGTTATCCCAGCAGTTGTGTTGGCAGGATTAATTCTTTATGGATTGTATGCTTGGAATAATATTATGTTTGTTGATGAAGATGAAGATACAATCGTTATCGAATTATACGCTCAACAGTTTAAATGGACTGCAAGATATGCTGGACCAGATAATGTTTTAGGAAAAGCTAACGTAAGATTAATTGAAGGTGTTAACACATTAGGTGTTGATATGTCTGATCCATATTCACAAGATGATATTGTTGTTTCAGAATTGCATATCCCAAAAGGAAAGAAAGTGCACTTCAAAATGCGTTCTCAAGATGTATTACACTCAGCTTACATGCCTCACTTTAGAGCGCAAATGAACTGTGTTCCTGGAATGGTTACTGAATTTGCTTTTACGCCAGTTTACACTACTTCAGAATATAGAGAGTTACCATACATGGTAGAAAAAGTTGCTCATATTAATTCTATTCGTTCTAAGAAAAGTGTTGATTTAGTAGCAAAAGGTGAAACAGCTTTAGATCCTTATACTTTTGATTATTTGTTACTTTGTAATAAAATTTGTGGTACATCACACTATAACATGCAAATGAAAATTGTAGTTGATACTCCAGAAGATTATAAAAAATGGTTAAGCGATAAAGCAACATTAGCTCAGGATATTAAAGCGGCAGTAGCTCCAGCTCCAACAGAAGGTGCGGCAGGAAGTACTGATACTACTAAAGTAGATACTACTGCTAAAGTAGAAGCTCCTAAAGTAGCTATGAAATAA
- a CDS encoding cbb3-type cytochrome c oxidase subunit I: MSAEGHDHGQDHEHEHHHKDTFITKYIFSIDHKMIAKQYLITGIIMGVIGIAMSLLFRMQLAWPEESFKIFNVLLGDKFAPDGVMTNDVYLALVTIHGTIMVFFVLTAGLSGTFSNLLIPLQIGARDMASGFMNMVSYWLFFLSAVIMLSSLFVEAGPASSGWTIYPPLSALPQAIPGSGTGMTLWLISMAIFIASSLMGSLNYIVTVINLRTKGMSMTRLPLTIWTFFVTAIIGVISFPVLLSAALLLIFDRSFGTSFFLSDIYIAGEVLHYQGGSPVLFEHLFWFLGHPEVYIVILPAMGLVSEIMATNSRKPIFGYRAMIMSVLAIAFLSTIVWGHHMFVSGMNPFLGSVFTFTTLLIAIPSAVKAFNWITTLWKGNLQFNPAMLFSIGMVSTFITGGLTGIILGDSTLDINVHDTYFVIAHFHLVMGISALYGMFAGIYHWFPKMYGRMLNKNLGYIHFWVTAVCAYGVFFPMHFIGLAGLPRRYYTNTSFPLFDDLQNVNVLITVFALVGGVFQLVFLYNFFSSIFYGKKAVQNPWKSTTLEWTTPVEHIHGNWPGEIPHVYRWPYDYSNPNYDVDFVPQNVPMKEGEEVLHH, encoded by the coding sequence ATGTCAGCAGAAGGTCACGATCACGGACAAGATCACGAACACGAACACCACCATAAAGACACATTCATTACTAAATATATCTTTAGTATTGATCACAAAATGATTGCCAAGCAATACCTTATTACGGGTATTATTATGGGGGTAATTGGTATTGCAATGTCCTTGCTTTTTAGAATGCAATTAGCATGGCCTGAAGAGTCTTTCAAAATTTTCAATGTTTTATTAGGAGATAAGTTTGCACCAGACGGGGTTATGACTAATGACGTTTATCTTGCGTTGGTAACCATTCATGGTACCATCATGGTATTCTTCGTTTTAACTGCCGGTTTGAGTGGTACGTTTAGTAACTTATTGATTCCACTTCAAATTGGAGCACGAGATATGGCTTCTGGATTTATGAACATGGTATCTTACTGGTTGTTCTTCTTATCAGCAGTAATAATGTTGTCTTCTTTATTTGTTGAAGCTGGACCTGCTTCTTCTGGATGGACGATTTATCCTCCACTAAGTGCTTTACCACAAGCGATTCCTGGTTCAGGAACTGGTATGACTTTATGGTTGATTTCTATGGCAATATTTATTGCTTCATCATTAATGGGATCTCTAAATTATATCGTTACTGTTATAAATTTAAGAACAAAAGGGATGTCTATGACTAGATTACCTTTAACCATATGGACATTTTTTGTAACTGCAATTATTGGAGTTATTTCATTCCCAGTATTATTATCAGCAGCATTATTGTTGATTTTTGATAGAAGTTTTGGTACTTCATTCTTCTTATCTGATATTTATATCGCTGGAGAAGTTTTACATTACCAAGGTGGTTCACCAGTTTTGTTCGAACACTTATTTTGGTTCTTAGGACACCCTGAGGTATATATTGTTATCTTACCTGCAATGGGACTTGTTTCTGAAATTATGGCTACGAATTCTCGTAAACCAATTTTTGGATACAGAGCGATGATTATGTCAGTTTTGGCAATTGCTTTCCTTTCAACAATCGTTTGGGGTCACCACATGTTCGTTTCAGGGATGAATCCATTTTTAGGATCTGTATTTACATTTACAACTTTATTGATTGCAATTCCTTCTGCTGTAAAAGCGTTCAACTGGATTACAACTTTATGGAAAGGTAACTTACAATTTAATCCTGCAATGTTATTCTCTATCGGAATGGTTTCTACTTTCATCACTGGAGGTTTAACAGGGATCATTTTAGGAGATAGTACTTTAGATATTAACGTTCACGATACTTACTTTGTAATTGCTCACTTTCACTTAGTAATGGGTATCTCTGCACTTTATGGAATGTTTGCTGGTATTTACCACTGGTTCCCTAAAATGTATGGAAGAATGTTAAATAAAAACTTAGGTTATATTCACTTTTGGGTAACTGCAGTTTGTGCTTACGGAGTATTTTTCCCAATGCACTTTATCGGATTAGCAGGTTTACCAAGACGTTATTATACAAATACAAGCTTTCCTTTATTTGACGATTTACAAAATGTAAATGTTTTAATAACTGTATTTGCTTTAGTAGGAGGAGTTTTCCAATTGGTATTCTTGTATAACTTCTTTAGTAGTATTTTCTACGGTAAGAAAGCAGTACAAAACCCATGGAAATCTACAACTTTAGAGTGGACTACACCAGTGGAGCATATTCACGGAAACTGGCCAGGAGAAATTCCTCACGTTTACCGTTGGCCATATGACTACAGTAATCCAAACTATGACGTTGATTTTGTACCTCAAAACGTACCAATGAAAGAAGGAGAAGAAGTTCTTCATCACTAA